One region of Pseudomonas glycinae genomic DNA includes:
- a CDS encoding LysR substrate-binding domain-containing protein translates to MSRQLHAQTYVWLQVFSCAARHLSFTRCAEELHITPGAVSQQIRQLEERLGFRLFHRRARGVELSAEGQRLASTVNEAYGSIDAELRRLDAGMISGILRVRSIPSFLSKWLTPRLPRLQQRYPDIQLRLVAEDSSVPLHEGDFDLAIDLNDGSYPGLLSTALLDEQIFPVCAPGLLRGRPPLHGPADLVHFPLLHDITAWRGSYEYAEWEFYLNAIGFEGADVRRGHTFNRNHLTIEAAIAGMGVAIARRTLLNDELERGTLIVPFGISVPNHKRYVLLYAPGALSHPGVRAVHDWLVEEAGIFRSLHPLGDGQL, encoded by the coding sequence ATGAGTCGTCAATTGCATGCCCAGACTTACGTCTGGCTGCAGGTGTTTTCCTGTGCCGCGCGGCACCTGTCATTCACCCGTTGTGCCGAAGAACTGCACATCACGCCGGGGGCGGTGAGTCAGCAAATCCGACAGCTGGAAGAGCGGCTGGGTTTTCGCCTGTTTCACCGCCGTGCACGAGGTGTGGAGCTCAGCGCGGAAGGGCAGCGACTGGCGAGCACGGTCAACGAGGCTTACGGCAGCATCGATGCGGAATTGCGTCGGCTCGATGCGGGGATGATCAGCGGGATTCTGCGGGTGCGCTCGATTCCGTCGTTCCTCAGCAAGTGGCTGACCCCGCGCTTGCCACGCCTGCAACAGCGTTACCCGGATATTCAGTTGCGGTTGGTGGCCGAGGACAGCAGCGTGCCGTTGCATGAGGGGGATTTCGACCTGGCCATCGACCTGAACGACGGCAGTTATCCGGGACTGTTATCCACAGCCTTGCTCGATGAGCAGATTTTCCCGGTGTGCGCGCCGGGCCTGTTGCGTGGGCGACCGCCGCTGCACGGGCCGGCGGATCTGGTGCACTTCCCGCTGTTGCACGACATCACCGCCTGGCGCGGCAGTTATGAATACGCGGAATGGGAGTTTTATCTGAATGCCATTGGTTTTGAGGGCGCCGATGTGCGGCGCGGGCACACGTTCAATCGCAACCACCTGACCATCGAAGCGGCGATTGCCGGCATGGGCGTGGCGATTGCAAGGCGCACGTTGCTCAACGACGAGCTGGAGCGAGGGACGTTGATCGTGCCGTTCGGGATTTCGGTGCCCAATCACAAGCGCTATGTCTTGCTTTATGCGCCAGGGGCATTGAGCCATCCGGGTGTGCGGGCGGTGCATGACTGGCTGGTGGAAGAGGCGGGGATTTTCCGCAGTCTGCACCCGTTGGGTGATGGCCAATTGTGA
- a CDS encoding Glu/Leu/Phe/Val dehydrogenase family protein yields MFALMQSTRLESLHLSVDPVSGLKAVIAIHNSRLGPALGGCRYLAYPNDESAVEDAIRLAQGMSYKAALAGLAQGGGVAVIVRPAHVENRAALFEAFGRCIDQLDGRYITAIDSGTSVADMDCIAQQTQHVTSTTSAGDPAPHAAMGVFTGIRATAMARLGSDNLEGLRVAIQGLGNVGYALAEQLHAAGAELLVSDIDHGKVQLAMEQLNAHPIANDALLSTPCDILAPCGLGGVLNSHTVTQLRCSAVAGSANNQLTHLDVADQLERRGILYAPDYVINAGGLIYVSLKHRGEELTTITAHLSKISSRLTEVFAHAQAEKRSPARVADELAEKVLYR; encoded by the coding sequence ATGTTCGCTCTCATGCAAAGCACTCGCCTGGAATCGCTGCACCTTAGCGTTGATCCGGTGTCCGGATTGAAGGCGGTCATTGCCATCCATAACAGTCGCCTCGGGCCAGCCCTGGGCGGATGTCGTTATCTTGCCTATCCGAACGACGAATCCGCAGTCGAGGATGCCATACGCCTGGCCCAGGGCATGAGCTACAAGGCCGCATTGGCTGGTCTCGCTCAGGGCGGTGGGGTGGCCGTGATCGTGCGGCCGGCTCACGTGGAAAACCGCGCCGCACTGTTCGAAGCCTTCGGCCGTTGCATCGATCAGCTCGACGGGCGCTACATTACCGCGATCGACAGCGGCACTTCGGTGGCGGACATGGATTGCATCGCCCAGCAGACCCAGCATGTCACTAGTACCACCTCGGCCGGCGACCCTGCGCCGCATGCGGCGATGGGCGTGTTCACCGGGATTCGCGCCACTGCGATGGCACGGCTCGGTAGCGACAACCTCGAAGGCTTGCGCGTGGCGATTCAGGGGTTGGGCAATGTTGGTTATGCCTTGGCCGAACAGTTGCACGCCGCCGGCGCCGAACTGCTGGTCAGCGACATCGACCACGGCAAGGTGCAACTGGCGATGGAACAGCTCAACGCCCATCCGATCGCCAACGACGCGTTGCTCAGCACGCCGTGCGACATCCTCGCGCCGTGCGGTTTGGGCGGTGTGCTCAACAGCCACACGGTCACCCAGTTGCGCTGCTCGGCGGTGGCGGGCTCGGCCAACAATCAGCTGACGCATCTGGACGTCGCCGATCAACTGGAACGGCGCGGCATCCTGTATGCGCCGGATTACGTGATCAATGCCGGCGGGCTGATCTACGTTTCCCTCAAGCATCGAGGTGAAGAACTGACGACCATTACCGCGCACCTGTCGAAAATCAGCTCGCGGTTGACCGAAGTGTTTGCTCACGCCCAGGCGGAAAAACGATCACCCGCGCGGGTGGCGGATGAGCTGGCGGAGAAGGTGTTGTACCGCTGA
- a CDS encoding MFS transporter codes for MHNQIASFRAALDARPVSRFQWLLLILLALLLVTDGYDAQVLGYVVPALAQDWGLEKSAFGPVFSANLLGLTLGSLAVTPLADRFGVRRILLACVLIYASLTVLMVFADSLNTLMIARFICGIGMGGAMPSAMALMSEYSPPRLRTLMVTLAACGFSFGGAAGGFVAAGFIDRFGLQAVFLAGGVTPLLLFPFLWWMLPESLPRLLRDAPPYARLRKVTARMLPDWQPPAASVEQNAREQGSKLTVVELFRNGYARPTLLIWATFFVSLILLYFMISWLPSLLLESGLKLNEANLVTSMFLFAGTLGAICMAWFADRLKSKVRLLSGVLAGAAVCTILLGLNHDNPRYLVACVFAAGFCIIGGQLTLNAFASNFYPAHVRATGTGWALGVGRFGSILGPLFGSLLLAMHIPVEQIFFFCAIPAVIAALLIIQVRSPVTAPFSGQPRSAADGPAVPSGEVAESGRR; via the coding sequence ATGCATAACCAGATTGCCAGCTTTCGGGCGGCACTCGACGCCCGTCCTGTGTCCCGCTTTCAGTGGTTGCTCCTGATTCTTCTCGCCTTGCTGCTGGTCACCGACGGCTATGACGCCCAAGTGCTCGGTTACGTAGTGCCGGCACTGGCGCAGGACTGGGGCCTGGAAAAATCCGCATTCGGTCCGGTATTCAGCGCCAACCTTCTGGGCCTGACCCTCGGCTCGCTCGCCGTGACGCCGCTGGCCGATCGCTTCGGCGTTCGACGGATTCTGCTCGCCTGCGTGCTGATCTACGCCAGCCTCACCGTGCTGATGGTGTTCGCCGATTCCCTGAATACCCTGATGATCGCGCGTTTCATCTGCGGCATCGGCATGGGCGGCGCAATGCCCAGCGCCATGGCGTTGATGTCGGAATATTCACCGCCACGCCTGCGCACGTTGATGGTCACGCTGGCGGCTTGCGGCTTCTCCTTCGGTGGTGCGGCGGGTGGTTTTGTTGCGGCCGGTTTCATTGACCGTTTCGGTTTGCAAGCGGTGTTCCTCGCCGGCGGTGTCACGCCGTTGCTGTTGTTCCCGTTTCTCTGGTGGATGCTTCCGGAATCCTTGCCACGTCTGCTGCGTGACGCGCCGCCGTATGCGCGCCTGCGCAAGGTTACCGCGCGGATGCTGCCGGACTGGCAACCACCCGCCGCGTCGGTCGAGCAGAACGCGCGCGAGCAGGGCAGCAAACTGACCGTGGTGGAGTTGTTCCGCAATGGTTACGCCCGTCCGACCTTGCTGATCTGGGCGACGTTTTTCGTCAGCCTGATCCTGCTGTATTTCATGATCAGTTGGCTGCCGTCGTTGCTGCTCGAAAGCGGGCTGAAACTCAATGAAGCGAACCTGGTGACGTCGATGTTCCTGTTCGCCGGCACGCTGGGCGCGATCTGCATGGCGTGGTTCGCCGACCGCTTGAAAAGCAAGGTGCGACTGCTGTCCGGCGTGTTGGCCGGCGCGGCGGTGTGCACGATCCTGCTGGGCCTGAACCACGACAACCCGCGTTATCTGGTGGCCTGTGTGTTTGCGGCGGGGTTTTGCATCATCGGCGGGCAACTGACGCTCAACGCGTTTGCCAGCAATTTCTATCCGGCCCACGTGCGCGCCACCGGCACCGGCTGGGCTTTGGGAGTGGGGCGGTTCGGCTCGATTCTCGGGCCGCTGTTCGGCAGCCTGTTGCTGGCGATGCACATTCCGGTGGAGCAGATTTTTTTCTTTTGCGCGATTCCGGCGGTGATTGCGGCGTTGCTGATCATTCAGGTGCGTTCGCCAGTGACTGCGCCGTTCAGTGGACAACCGCGTTCGGCGGCAGATGGCCCAGCCGTTCCGTCAGGCGAAGTCGCTGAATCGGGTCGTCGCTGA
- a CDS encoding DUF3509 domain-containing protein: protein MDNPFQIITDAFAPDYQINLSIQGLDGSIMLTLSKSGRIVAKRMISAEQRNDPKRLKRLVQSIQFGIAIEQGHSAMAVLDAMTRGDAITPPPRGVKHQPRPAAGL, encoded by the coding sequence ATGGACAATCCTTTTCAGATCATTACCGATGCCTTCGCGCCGGACTATCAGATCAACCTGAGCATTCAGGGGCTCGACGGCAGCATCATGCTGACCCTCTCCAAAAGCGGGCGGATCGTCGCCAAACGGATGATCAGCGCCGAACAGCGCAATGACCCCAAGCGCCTCAAACGCCTGGTGCAAAGCATTCAGTTCGGCATTGCCATCGAACAGGGCCACAGCGCCATGGCGGTACTCGACGCCATGACACGCGGCGACGCAATCACCCCGCCACCGCGCGGGGTCAAGCACCAGCCCCGGCCAGCCGCGGGCCTTTAG
- a CDS encoding SirB1 family protein, giving the protein MSPRQRFFDCLHRSPPALFEAALWMAAEHDKQADPEALLQDFKELQQRVSYGLPLLPVSELAQPLLRRMTDLGFAQDDFVPLRPQAAMVHKVIQTKRGQPLALALIALELARGLEIPLVGVNFPGHFLLKVPGADHLLDPCGGRRLYPNDCRELLHRQYGHQMKLSADHLLTAEPVQMLQRLSRNLRQLHLTHDDFIAALIDAERVLELGNASAADYLARASLYQRLDCPNAERFDLEHALLLSDDPIQRLRLTERLGHLPPNAVVH; this is encoded by the coding sequence ATGAGTCCGCGCCAACGTTTCTTCGATTGTCTGCACCGCTCACCGCCCGCGCTGTTCGAAGCGGCGTTGTGGATGGCCGCCGAACACGACAAACAAGCCGATCCCGAAGCACTGTTGCAGGACTTCAAGGAGCTGCAACAGCGGGTCAGCTATGGCTTGCCGTTGCTGCCGGTCAGCGAGCTGGCGCAACCGCTGCTGCGACGCATGACCGATCTGGGGTTTGCCCAGGATGATTTCGTACCGCTGCGTCCGCAGGCGGCGATGGTGCACAAAGTCATACAGACCAAACGCGGCCAGCCGCTGGCGCTGGCACTGATCGCTCTGGAACTGGCCCGTGGTCTGGAGATTCCATTGGTGGGCGTCAACTTCCCCGGGCATTTCCTGCTCAAGGTTCCCGGGGCCGATCACCTGCTCGATCCGTGCGGCGGACGGCGCCTGTATCCGAACGATTGCCGCGAACTGCTGCATCGCCAGTACGGCCACCAGATGAAACTCAGCGCCGATCACCTGCTGACTGCCGAGCCGGTGCAGATGCTTCAGCGTCTGTCACGCAACCTGCGCCAGCTGCACCTGACCCACGACGACTTCATCGCCGCGCTGATCGATGCCGAGCGCGTGCTCGAGCTGGGCAACGCCAGCGCCGCCGACTACCTGGCGCGGGCCAGTCTGTACCAGCGTCTCGATTGCCCGAACGCCGAGCGTTTCGATCTGGAGCACGCACTGTTGCTCAGCGACGACCCGATTCAGCGACTTCGCCTGACGGAACGGCTGGGCCATCTGCCGCCGAACGCGGTTGTCCACTGA
- a CDS encoding HAAAP family serine/threonine permease — protein MTDVRTPAAENPAVDRTRNNETAHKGWSKFDTTWMLGLYGTAIGAGTLFLPINAGVGGFWPLLILALLAFPMTFFAHRGLTRFVLSGRSGDITEVVEEHFGIGAGKLITLLYFFAIFPILLVYSVALTNTLSSFLEHQLHIAPPPRAILSLALILGLMAIVRCGQSVIVKAMSVLVYPFVAALLLLGISLIPNWNGAFFASAQEPMEMSVFLKTLWLAIPVMVFSFNHSPIISAFAVEQKQRYGNQAERKSSGILAMAHGMMVVTVMFFCFSCVLALSPTDLAAAKAQNISILSYLANHFQTPVIAYAAPLIALVAITKSFLGHYIGASEGFQGMIVKSLRSRGRVMSASWLNRVTALFMILSCWAVATFNPSILGMIETLGGPVIACLLFLMPMYAIRRVPALRQYSGQVSNVFVVLAGLIALSAIIYSVLP, from the coding sequence ATGACCGATGTACGCACACCTGCTGCCGAAAATCCCGCAGTAGACCGCACACGCAATAACGAAACCGCCCACAAGGGCTGGAGCAAGTTCGACACCACCTGGATGCTCGGCCTGTACGGCACGGCCATCGGTGCCGGCACCTTGTTCCTGCCGATCAACGCCGGTGTCGGCGGCTTCTGGCCGTTGCTGATCCTGGCGTTGCTGGCGTTCCCGATGACCTTCTTCGCGCACCGGGGCCTGACCCGCTTCGTGCTGTCGGGCCGCTCCGGTGACATCACCGAAGTGGTGGAAGAACACTTCGGCATCGGCGCCGGCAAACTGATCACGCTGCTGTATTTCTTCGCGATCTTCCCGATCCTGCTGGTGTACAGCGTGGCGCTGACCAACACCCTCAGCAGCTTCCTCGAACATCAATTGCACATCGCCCCGCCACCGCGAGCGATACTGTCGCTGGCGTTGATCCTCGGTCTGATGGCCATCGTCCGCTGCGGTCAGAGCGTGATCGTCAAAGCCATGAGTGTGCTGGTGTATCCGTTTGTCGCCGCGTTGCTGTTGCTCGGCATCAGCCTGATTCCGAACTGGAACGGCGCGTTCTTCGCCAGTGCACAAGAGCCGATGGAAATGTCGGTGTTCCTCAAGACCCTGTGGCTGGCGATCCCGGTGATGGTGTTCTCGTTCAACCATTCGCCGATCATTTCGGCGTTCGCTGTCGAGCAGAAACAGCGCTACGGCAACCAGGCCGAGCGCAAGAGCAGCGGCATCCTCGCCATGGCCCACGGCATGATGGTGGTGACGGTGATGTTCTTCTGCTTCAGTTGCGTGCTGGCGCTGTCGCCGACGGATCTGGCAGCGGCCAAGGCGCAGAACATTTCGATCCTGTCGTACCTGGCCAACCACTTCCAGACCCCGGTCATCGCTTACGCCGCGCCATTGATTGCGCTGGTGGCGATCACCAAATCCTTCCTCGGCCACTACATCGGCGCCAGCGAAGGCTTCCAGGGCATGATCGTCAAAAGCCTGCGCAGCCGTGGCCGGGTGATGTCGGCGAGCTGGCTGAACCGTGTGACCGCGCTGTTCATGATCCTCAGTTGCTGGGCCGTGGCGACCTTCAACCCGAGCATCCTCGGCATGATCGAAACCCTCGGCGGGCCGGTGATTGCCTGCCTGTTGTTCCTGATGCCGATGTACGCGATCCGCCGCGTGCCGGCCTTGCGCCAGTATTCGGGCCAGGTGTCGAACGTGTTCGTGGTGCTGGCCGGCCTGATTGCACTGTCAGCGATCATCTACTCGGTTCTGCCCTGA
- a CDS encoding phosphate-starvation-inducible protein PsiE gives MKINWAEKLRQNVHQLAESLGNLFVETFHYLALFAIGAVTAWAAVMEFLGMLEEGHIKIDDILLLFIYLELGAMVGIYFKTNHMPVRFLIYVAITALTRLLISNVSHHNPPDMGIIYLCGGILLLAFSILVVRYASSQFPSVKIENPHRKIGTGSSEHPEVEKGEL, from the coding sequence GTGAAAATCAACTGGGCCGAGAAACTGCGGCAAAACGTGCATCAACTGGCCGAGTCTCTGGGCAACCTGTTCGTCGAGACTTTCCACTACCTGGCGCTGTTCGCCATTGGTGCGGTAACCGCATGGGCGGCGGTGATGGAATTTCTCGGGATGCTCGAGGAAGGGCACATCAAGATCGATGACATTCTGTTGCTGTTCATCTATCTGGAACTGGGGGCGATGGTCGGGATTTACTTCAAGACCAACCACATGCCGGTGCGCTTCCTGATCTACGTGGCGATCACGGCACTGACGCGCCTGCTGATCTCCAACGTCTCGCACCACAATCCGCCGGACATGGGCATCATCTACCTGTGCGGCGGGATTCTGCTGCTGGCGTTCTCGATCCTGGTGGTGCGTTACGCCTCGTCGCAATTCCCTTCGGTGAAGATCGAGAACCCGCACCGCAAGATCGGCACGGGCTCCAGTGAACACCCGGAAGTAGAGAAGGGCGAACTCTAA
- a CDS encoding L-serine ammonia-lyase, which translates to MAISVFDLFKVGIGPSSSHTVGPMRAAATFAQALIDQHLLNDVQRVEIRLYGSLSATGVGHATDRATVMGLMGEWPDSIDPSTIEPRIHQLRETGQLSLAGKRSIAFNWQHDLLLLDESLPYHPNAMSLTAFGASGQLFEQTYYSVGGGFIIEAAEAESGVAPAGDVELPYEFSSAVELLALCKQHNLRVSELMMANERAWRSDAEIRQGLLHIWSVMRECVEQGLRHEGILPGGLNVPRRAAKLHRSLLEIGKPNVISSTLSAMEWVNLFALAVNEENAAGGRMVTAPTNGAAGIIPAVLHYYMKFNPDASDDDVVAFFLGAAAVGILCKKNASISGAEVGCQGEVGSACAMAAAGLADVLGATPEQLENAAEIGLEHNLGLTCDPVGGLVQVPCIERNAIAAVKAINATQMALRGDGKHFISLDRVIRTMRDTGADMHDKYKETSRGGLAVSWVEC; encoded by the coding sequence ATGGCTATCAGTGTTTTCGATCTATTCAAAGTCGGCATCGGCCCGTCCAGTTCCCACACCGTCGGCCCGATGCGCGCCGCCGCGACCTTCGCCCAGGCGCTGATTGACCAACATTTGCTGAACGATGTGCAGCGAGTGGAAATCCGTCTGTACGGCTCGCTTTCGGCCACCGGCGTCGGCCATGCCACTGACCGCGCGACGGTCATGGGCCTGATGGGCGAATGGCCGGACAGCATCGATCCGTCGACCATCGAGCCGCGCATCCACCAACTGCGCGAGACCGGCCAACTGTCTCTGGCCGGTAAACGCTCAATCGCCTTCAACTGGCAGCACGATCTCCTGCTGCTGGACGAGAGCCTGCCCTACCACCCCAACGCCATGTCGCTGACAGCCTTTGGCGCATCCGGCCAACTGTTCGAGCAAACGTACTACTCGGTCGGCGGCGGTTTCATCATCGAAGCGGCCGAAGCCGAATCGGGTGTGGCGCCGGCCGGCGACGTCGAGTTGCCTTACGAATTCTCCAGCGCCGTCGAACTGCTGGCGCTGTGCAAGCAGCACAACCTGCGGGTTTCCGAACTGATGATGGCCAACGAAAGGGCCTGGCGTAGCGATGCCGAGATCCGTCAGGGCCTGCTGCACATCTGGTCGGTGATGCGCGAATGCGTCGAGCAAGGCCTGCGTCACGAAGGCATTCTGCCCGGCGGTCTGAACGTTCCGCGTCGCGCGGCGAAATTGCACCGCAGCCTGCTGGAAATCGGCAAGCCGAACGTCATCAGTTCGACCCTGTCGGCGATGGAGTGGGTCAACCTGTTCGCCCTCGCCGTCAACGAAGAAAACGCTGCCGGCGGGCGCATGGTGACCGCGCCGACCAACGGCGCTGCCGGGATCATTCCTGCCGTTTTGCACTACTACATGAAATTCAATCCGGACGCATCCGACGACGACGTGGTCGCGTTCTTTCTGGGCGCGGCAGCGGTCGGCATCCTGTGCAAGAAAAACGCTTCGATCTCCGGTGCCGAAGTCGGCTGCCAGGGCGAGGTCGGTTCGGCCTGTGCGATGGCCGCTGCGGGTCTGGCCGATGTACTCGGCGCCACGCCTGAGCAACTGGAAAACGCCGCCGAAATCGGCCTGGAACACAACCTCGGCCTGACCTGCGACCCGGTCGGCGGGCTCGTGCAGGTGCCGTGCATCGAGCGCAATGCCATCGCTGCGGTGAAAGCGATCAACGCCACGCAAATGGCCCTGCGCGGCGACGGCAAACACTTCATTTCCCTCGACCGGGTGATCCGCACCATGCGCGATACCGGCGCCGACATGCATGACAAATACAAAGAGACTTCACGGGGCGGCCTGGCCGTGAGCTGGGTGGAGTGCTGA